From one Helicobacter ganmani genomic stretch:
- a CDS encoding molybdopterin-dependent oxidoreductase, with translation MSETIQRRNNRRAFLKMTALGSLASASIALGNDTQKTMRQATTQELKERYPESKKVKTICTHCSVGCGIVAEVVDGVWVRQEVAQDHPISQGGHCCKGADLIDRARSETRLRYPLEKQNGKWTRLKYDEAMDKIAAQIKQIREESGPDAVMFLGSAKCSNEQSYYIRKFAAFFGTNNIDHCARVUHSPTVAGVANTFGYGGMTNHLGDMQFSKYILVIGANPAVNHPVSMVHILRAKEKGAKLVCIDPRFTKTAAKCNEYHRIRSGTDIAFAYGLLNHIIAKKLYDEQYLKDRVDGYELIMEEARKFTPEVAADVCGIPADAIRHIAEEMASAKPASLIWNQGLTQHTVGTSNTRIMPILQMFLGNIGKNGGGVNILRGHDNVQGASDMTNLADSLPGYYGLGEPAWKHFCRHWKVDYDWMVSRFKNKEMMGKTGFAHSTWKFGVLDDENMENNAGTKLRALIVIGSGMTTVSLLDLQRKAMDKLDLVVFVDPYVNDLAIYGDRTDNLFCLPAASQMETSGSVAATNRSYQWRSKVMEPLFECRPDEEFLFGLAERLGFLEEYQRRLYDIAKSKGRDKFIWPEDATVELTQSIRSIGLQGMSPERLKAHQENWHMFDKVTLEGTGPFKGDYYGLPWPCWSDKHPGTPVMYNDKIPVMRGGMGFRVNWGVTNPSGQSMLTPRSLPNAKYSGGHAPVTAANAESLGIKLTEAEKEAIGGTSFAMGFGNNILVEKALEQGLCPYGNGKARANVWNWYDKIPLHREPLHSVRGDLVDKYPNFPDKKNHFRANIKYRSRQKELGENKNWVDEFPINMLSGRLVAHMGTGAETRSAKYLAEVEGEMFVEIHPDKAAEMNIKNGDMLWVYGTMDTRILVPAKLSTRVDYNSVWLPQNFSGMDQGKSRLENYPEGTKPYAIGESACMVASYGFDYNSACPETKCGLCRIEKA, from the coding sequence ATGAGCGAAACAATTCAAAGACGCAATAACAGACGTGCGTTTTTAAAAATGACCGCTCTTGGAAGCTTAGCTAGCGCAAGTATTGCATTGGGAAATGACACACAAAAAACTATGCGTCAAGCAACTACACAAGAGTTGAAAGAAAGATATCCAGAGTCCAAAAAAGTAAAAACAATTTGCACCCATTGTTCTGTGGGTTGTGGAATCGTAGCTGAAGTGGTAGATGGTGTTTGGGTGCGACAAGAAGTTGCACAAGACCACCCTATTTCTCAAGGGGGACATTGTTGTAAAGGCGCAGATTTAATTGATAGAGCAAGAAGTGAAACAAGACTTCGCTATCCATTAGAAAAACAAAATGGTAAATGGACAAGACTTAAATATGATGAAGCAATGGATAAAATTGCTGCACAAATTAAGCAAATCCGAGAGGAAAGCGGACCTGATGCGGTGATGTTTTTGGGAAGTGCGAAGTGTTCTAATGAGCAAAGCTATTACATTAGGAAATTTGCAGCATTTTTTGGGACAAATAATATAGACCATTGCGCTCGCGTTTGACACTCTCCAACAGTTGCCGGTGTGGCAAATACATTTGGATATGGTGGAATGACAAACCATTTAGGCGATATGCAATTCTCTAAATATATTTTAGTTATTGGTGCAAATCCAGCTGTCAATCACCCTGTTTCTATGGTGCATATTTTACGTGCAAAAGAAAAAGGTGCGAAACTCGTGTGCATTGACCCAAGATTTACTAAAACAGCAGCAAAATGTAATGAATATCACAGAATCCGAAGTGGGACAGATATTGCCTTTGCGTATGGATTGCTTAATCATATCATCGCAAAAAAACTTTATGATGAGCAATATCTCAAAGATAGAGTTGATGGCTATGAGCTCATTATGGAAGAAGCAAGGAAATTTACTCCTGAAGTTGCAGCAGATGTTTGTGGAATCCCAGCAGATGCAATTCGCCATATTGCAGAAGAAATGGCAAGCGCAAAACCTGCAAGTTTGATTTGGAATCAAGGTTTAACACAGCACACTGTGGGGACAAGCAATACGCGTATTATGCCGATTCTACAAATGTTTTTAGGAAATATTGGTAAAAATGGTGGAGGCGTGAATATTTTGCGCGGACACGATAATGTGCAAGGTGCTTCAGATATGACAAACCTCGCAGATTCTTTGCCCGGATATTACGGATTGGGAGAACCTGCTTGGAAACATTTTTGCCGACATTGGAAAGTAGATTATGATTGGATGGTTTCTCGCTTCAAAAACAAAGAGATGATGGGCAAAACAGGTTTTGCACATTCTACGTGGAAGTTTGGTGTGCTAGATGATGAAAATATGGAAAACAATGCAGGCACTAAATTGCGCGCTTTGATTGTCATTGGTTCGGGTATGACCACTGTTTCTTTGTTAGATTTGCAACGCAAGGCTATGGATAAATTAGACTTAGTTGTATTTGTGGATCCTTATGTGAATGACTTGGCAATTTATGGGGATAGAACAGATAATTTATTCTGCTTGCCTGCGGCTTCTCAAATGGAGACAAGTGGTAGTGTGGCAGCGACAAATCGTAGCTATCAATGGCGTTCTAAAGTAATGGAACCGCTCTTTGAATGTCGTCCTGATGAAGAGTTTTTGTTTGGATTGGCAGAAAGATTGGGATTCTTAGAAGAATATCAAAGAAGGCTTTATGATATTGCAAAATCTAAAGGCAGGGATAAGTTCATTTGGCCAGAAGACGCGACGGTAGAATTAACTCAAAGTATCCGAAGCATTGGATTGCAGGGAATGAGTCCGGAGAGATTAAAAGCACATCAAGAAAATTGGCATATGTTTGATAAGGTAACCTTAGAGGGAACTGGTCCATTTAAGGGAGATTATTATGGATTGCCTTGGCCTTGTTGGAGTGATAAACACCCCGGAACTCCTGTAATGTATAATGATAAAATTCCTGTTATGCGTGGAGGTATGGGATTCCGTGTAAATTGGGGTGTTACAAATCCTAGCGGTCAAAGTATGCTTACTCCTCGTTCTTTACCAAATGCGAAATATAGTGGAGGACACGCTCCTGTAACTGCGGCAAATGCGGAATCTCTTGGTATTAAGCTTACAGAAGCAGAAAAAGAAGCAATTGGTGGAACTAGCTTTGCTATGGGATTTGGTAATAATATTCTTGTAGAAAAAGCTTTAGAGCAAGGACTTTGCCCTTATGGAAATGGTAAAGCAAGAGCAAATGTGTGGAATTGGTATGATAAGATTCCATTGCATCGTGAGCCTTTGCACTCTGTGCGTGGAGATTTGGTAGATAAGTATCCAAACTTCCCTGATAAGAAAAATCATTTTAGGGCAAATATCAAATATCGTAGCCGACAAAAAGAGCTTGGTGAGAATAAAAATTGGGTAGATGAATTTCCTATTAATATGTTAAGTGGTAGGCTTGTAGCGCATATGGGAACAGGTGCAGAAACAAGAAGTGCGAAATATCTAGCAGAAGTAGAGGGCGAAATGTTTGTAGAGATTCACCCCGATAAAGCTGCGGAGATGAATATCAAAAATGGTGATATGCTTTGGGTATATGGAACAATGGATACACGCATTTTAGTTCCTGCTAAACTTTCTACAAGAGTGGATTACAATAGCGTTTGGTTGCCACAAAATTTCTCGGGAATGGACCAAGGCAAATCAAGACTTGAAAATTATCCTGAAGGCACAAAACCTTATGCGATTGGAGAATCTGCTTGTATGGTTGCAAGCTATGGGTTTGATTACAATTCTGCTTGTCCGGAAACAAAATGTGGTTTGTGCCGCATAGAGAAAGCATAA
- a CDS encoding 4Fe-4S binding protein: MNPLGFKPFNTINTTSLPTGNLLLNKQNKDYHHKLAKLERVQEIIDDFTLENSKEVEINAKLAVIYAGEQGAIPKIVQDFVDLAQEFFEVALVDLELLENFSGSFGGFNAKLNNEEIIEFAQAVLFVCEEELLRFRGVYNVADFKNPESLLEKLKKNIGIYSYKEIIGYQENLCQYHHRRERHCTRCANVCPTFGVDNNDDLMELVFSPIDCIACGACVGVCPTNCLEYEELPKESLGEIIEQYKGQRIFLCNTQDYRILASQNKNLPSDFLPLVLPSLLILNENDLLSMVQMSGNALVVYTQNLSAPMEFLNHITQQIHQQNFIFAVQQVEFLSQLELPRIESYFYQNRYNKPYRESFAQRLQYMVKDKDYGLAKSVPATQSRKDSVFYGEIKVNTQKCTLCLSCVGACNVNAIFARSDDFSLRFNASFCTTCGYCVASCPEDAMELHKEGIMLNPDFFRSQELAKDEPFLCVECGKVFSTKKSIEKVLLMIGDSFAKDIKKFRTIQCCPDCKVKVMLDTTNVIAQEREADVR; this comes from the coding sequence ATGAATCCATTAGGTTTTAAACCATTTAATACTATCAATACAACTTCTTTACCAACTGGTAACCTTTTGTTAAACAAACAAAACAAGGATTATCATCATAAGTTAGCCAAGCTAGAACGCGTGCAAGAAATTATAGATGATTTTACATTAGAGAATAGCAAAGAAGTAGAAATCAATGCGAAACTTGCGGTAATTTACGCGGGCGAACAAGGAGCGATTCCAAAAATCGTGCAAGATTTTGTGGATTTGGCGCAAGAGTTTTTTGAAGTTGCCTTAGTAGATTTAGAATTGTTAGAAAATTTCAGCGGAAGCTTTGGTGGATTTAATGCCAAACTTAATAATGAAGAAATTATAGAGTTTGCGCAAGCTGTTTTGTTTGTTTGCGAAGAAGAATTGTTGCGCTTTAGAGGTGTCTATAATGTAGCTGATTTTAAGAATCCTGAAAGCTTATTAGAAAAGTTGAAAAAAAATATTGGTATTTATTCCTATAAAGAAATAATTGGTTATCAAGAGAATCTTTGCCAATATCATCATAGGAGAGAAAGACATTGCACAAGATGTGCAAATGTTTGTCCTACCTTTGGTGTAGATAATAACGACGACTTAATGGAATTGGTTTTTTCACCAATTGATTGCATTGCCTGTGGTGCATGTGTGGGTGTGTGTCCGACAAATTGTTTGGAATATGAGGAGTTGCCCAAAGAAAGCTTGGGGGAAATCATAGAGCAGTATAAAGGACAAAGGATTTTCTTATGTAACACGCAAGATTATAGAATCTTAGCCTCACAAAACAAAAATTTACCCTCTGATTTTCTGCCTCTAGTTTTGCCAAGTTTGTTGATACTAAACGAAAATGATTTGCTAAGTATGGTGCAAATGAGCGGAAATGCTTTGGTGGTTTATACACAAAATTTAAGCGCACCTATGGAATTTTTAAATCATATTACACAGCAAATCCATCAACAAAATTTTATTTTTGCTGTGCAGCAGGTAGAATTCTTATCGCAATTGGAATTACCACGAATAGAATCTTATTTTTATCAAAACCGCTACAACAAACCTTATCGTGAGTCTTTTGCACAGAGGTTGCAATACATGGTAAAAGACAAAGATTATGGTTTGGCAAAAAGTGTACCCGCGACACAATCACGCAAAGATTCTGTGTTTTATGGGGAAATCAAAGTAAATACACAAAAATGCACACTTTGTCTTTCTTGTGTGGGAGCGTGCAATGTAAATGCAATCTTTGCTAGAAGTGATGATTTTTCTTTACGTTTCAATGCAAGCTTTTGCACGACTTGCGGATATTGTGTTGCTTCCTGTCCTGAAGACGCAATGGAACTTCATAAAGAAGGGATTATGCTAAATCCAGATTTTTTTAGAAGTCAAGAGTTGGCAAAAGATGAGCCCTTTTTGTGTGTGGAATGTGGGAAGGTTTTTAGCACAAAGAAATCCATTGAAAAAGTGCTATTAATGATTGGGGATTCTTTTGCAAAGGATATTAAAAAGTTTAGAACAATTCAATGCTGTCCAGATTGCAAAGTCAAAGTTATGCTTGATACAACAAATGTAATTGCACAGGAAAGGGAGGCAGATGTTAGATAA
- a CDS encoding TorD/DmsD family molecular chaperone, with the protein MLDNLSEQEQLNLKNARVLYYDFFNGLLVFEMLEERAGIAKEQLEILLNAPLNQEAEGSMLLLKQELEDNGIQNIKEEFSRLFALPFGGKQVGMHLSHYYENCIGGQSLLKIRALMKGSDVRVNTENFKETEEHLGFLCGFMRYLIEKENVELAKEVFLFSQKAFLGWVDELKARSDAKFYLALALIVESFMKFEMEFYS; encoded by the coding sequence ATGTTAGATAATTTGAGCGAACAAGAACAATTAAATTTAAAAAATGCTCGTGTTTTATACTATGACTTTTTTAATGGTTTGTTGGTTTTTGAAATGCTAGAAGAAAGAGCAGGAATCGCAAAAGAACAATTAGAAATTTTGTTAAATGCTCCTCTAAATCAGGAAGCAGAAGGCAGTATGCTACTTTTAAAGCAAGAGTTAGAAGACAATGGGATTCAAAATATTAAAGAGGAATTTTCTCGTCTCTTTGCATTGCCTTTTGGAGGGAAGCAAGTCGGTATGCATCTTTCGCATTACTATGAAAACTGCATTGGTGGGCAATCTCTTTTGAAAATTAGAGCATTAATGAAAGGAAGTGATGTGCGAGTAAATACAGAGAATTTTAAAGAAACAGAGGAACATTTAGGATTTCTGTGCGGCTTTATGCGTTACCTAATAGAGAAAGAGAATGTAGAGTTAGCAAAAGAAGTCTTTTTATTTAGTCAAAAAGCTTTTTTGGGTTGGGTAGATGAGCTAAAAGCACGGAGTGATGCAAAATTTTATTTAGCACTTGCGTTGATAGTGGAATCTTTTATGAAGTTTGAAATGGAATTTTACTCTTAA
- a CDS encoding twin-arginine translocation signal domain-containing protein: protein MEKSRREFLKTTAKTSVAVAGVSIALAGCGKKGTSENLVRGKSPKKEILYQKTQQWDLYYSVAK from the coding sequence ATGGAAAAGAGTCGGCGAGAGTTTTTAAAAACTACCGCAAAAACTTCCGTAGCAGTCGCAGGTGTAAGTATTGCATTGGCAGGCTGTGGCAAAAAAGGCACAAGTGAGAATCTCGTGCGTGGCAAATCGCCTAAAAAAGAGATTCTTTACCAAAAAACACAGCAATGGGATTTATACTATTCTGTTGCAAAATAA
- the nuoN gene encoding NADH-quinone oxidoreductase subunit NuoN has product MLETFSIPLESLNIFSIFPMLITIVGGLLILVVDMCLKNANKQLYTMLTILFLGLSLGYITFFSINGERAFFDLIAIDGFSLLGQMIILVSAILFVPLTLSYNRFHEFAYPEYYALFLFMCAGFQFMVSSDHLIVIFLGLETASLALYTLIAMHNRATAFEAAIKYFTMGSLSAGCFAFGSMLFYAASGHLDLEGIRNVLEAHDYEPFYLVLSGAVFFIASIGFKASLVPFHTWTPDVYEGSNSFLAGFMSIAPKIAALVVAIRIFSIFVEIIWVHSVLYLLIVITMTLPNLVALVQKDVKRMLAYSSISHAGFAFSAVLIGGMQAYSALFLYWILFLFTNLGIFAMLWISRTKEQIWDKRYDHSYEKFSGLIKLCPLAAVIMGLFMLSLAGIPPFSVFWGKVYLMSAAINNGYLFLAFVMAINSAIAAYYYLKLIVYMFLKDPLISDGNVYLQNATLPLKIVVGIATLYVCLSAFVVDGLLFGIYGYIGGSLM; this is encoded by the coding sequence ATGTTAGAAACTTTTAGTATTCCATTGGAGAGTTTAAATATTTTCAGTATCTTTCCTATGCTTATTACGATTGTTGGGGGGCTTTTGATTTTGGTTGTGGATATGTGCTTAAAAAATGCAAATAAACAACTTTATACTATGCTTACGATTTTGTTTTTGGGGCTTAGTTTGGGTTATATCACATTTTTTAGCATCAATGGGGAAAGAGCCTTTTTTGATTTGATTGCGATAGATGGATTCTCGCTTTTAGGACAAATGATTATTCTAGTTTCTGCGATTTTGTTTGTGCCTTTGACTTTGAGTTATAACCGATTCCACGAGTTTGCTTATCCAGAATATTATGCACTCTTTTTATTTATGTGTGCAGGATTCCAATTTATGGTAAGTAGCGACCATTTAATCGTTATTTTCTTGGGGTTAGAAACAGCTTCCCTTGCGCTCTATACTCTGATTGCTATGCACAATCGAGCGACTGCTTTTGAGGCAGCAATCAAATACTTTACAATGGGTTCTTTGTCTGCGGGTTGTTTCGCCTTTGGTTCTATGTTGTTTTATGCAGCAAGCGGACATTTGGATTTAGAAGGCATTAGAAATGTGCTAGAAGCACACGATTATGAGCCTTTTTATTTGGTTTTAAGTGGTGCAGTATTTTTTATCGCTTCCATTGGATTCAAAGCCTCTTTAGTGCCTTTCCATACTTGGACGCCAGATGTTTATGAGGGTTCTAACTCTTTTTTGGCAGGCTTTATGTCTATTGCTCCCAAAATTGCAGCATTGGTAGTTGCGATTAGAATTTTTAGTATTTTTGTAGAAATTATATGGGTGCATTCTGTGTTGTATCTTTTAATTGTGATTACAATGACTTTGCCAAATTTGGTGGCACTTGTGCAAAAAGATGTAAAGCGAATGCTTGCGTATAGTTCTATTTCTCACGCGGGATTTGCATTTAGTGCTGTGTTAATTGGTGGAATGCAAGCTTATAGTGCATTGTTTTTATATTGGATATTGTTTCTTTTTACTAATCTCGGAATCTTTGCGATGTTGTGGATTTCTCGCACAAAAGAACAAATTTGGGATAAACGTTATGACCATTCCTATGAAAAATTTTCTGGACTCATCAAGCTTTGTCCTTTAGCCGCTGTGATTATGGGATTATTTATGTTGTCTTTGGCAGGGATTCCACCTTTTTCAGTTTTTTGGGGTAAAGTTTATTTGATGAGCGCAGCAATTAATAATGGCTACTTGTTTCTTGCTTTTGTTATGGCAATCAATAGCGCAATTGCGGCATATTATTATTTAAAGCTTATCGTTTATATGTTCCTAAAAGACCCTTTGATTAGTGATGGGAATGTTTATTTACAGAATGCAACTTTGCCTCTTAAAATCGTAGTAGGAATCGCAACGCTTTATGTTTGCTTATCGGCTTTTGTGGTAGATGGTTTATTATTTGGAATTTATGGTTACATTGGTGGAAGTTTGATGTAA